One Vicugna pacos chromosome 33, VicPac4, whole genome shotgun sequence genomic region harbors:
- the SPA17 gene encoding sperm surface protein Sp17 — protein MSIPFSNTHYRIPQGFGNLLEGLTREILREQPDNIPAFAAAYFENLLEKREKTNFDPAEWGTKVDDRFYNNHAFKEQEPPEKCPPGKEKSQTSMKEETSLKSSEEDKDKEKAAVKIQAAFRGHLARQEAKKMKLGDGQENKRQESK, from the exons ATGTCGATTCCATTCTCCAACACCCACTACCGAATTCCACAAGGATTTGGGAATCTTCTTGAAGGGCTGACACGTGAGATTCTGAGGGAGCAACCGGACAATATACCGGCTTTTGCAGCAGCATATTTTGAGAATCTTCTAGAGAAAAGAGAGA aaACCAACTTTGATCCAGCAGAGTGGGGGACTAAGGTAGACGACCGCTTCTATAACAATCATGCATTCAAG GAGCAAGAACCACCTGAGAAGTGTCCGCCTGGAAAAGAAAAGTCTCAGACATctatgaaagaggagacatcctTA AAATCTTctgaagaagacaaagacaaagagaaggcTGCTGTCAAAATCCAAGCAGCCTTCCGGGGACACTTAGCCAGACAGGaggcaaagaaaatgaaactggGTGATGgtcaagaaaacaaaagacagGAAAGCAAGTGA